CAAGACCCACGTAGATGATTTGATTCTTGTTGTCAAATCCAAGTATGGTGGAGCAGGTACATGACCCCTATAAATCATTTAATCATTATTTTCTTGAATTTAAGGTAGGACAAATACAAGACCCTTTCAAATTATTTGTAGGAGTGTCAAGCTTGATTTGGGACATATCCAGGCCATCCATTTCTTCCTCAGATCCAACGGCTATTGTGTTTCACTCATTGTTAGCTGGGGGCATGGATGTAATTTCATGTGTAATTAtttgtaaatgaaataataaaaacagTGGGGGCAGGGGTTTGAATATGGGCTGGCAACTTCAGAACAGAGAGGGTCTTCTGAATTTTCTGTTTGCAGCTTCCTGGAGAGAACAGCACCACACGCTGGAGAGAGCCGTCAGCCGCGTGGGAGAGAAGAGGGGTTTCTTCTTGCTTGGTCTTCAGGTTTACAACAGTGCTGTGTAGAAGAGAGGTTTTCTTCTTCGCCAGCCGCGAGATCCCTTCCCCGCCAAGAGAGAGCACCTGTAGCTGAGAGAGATCCTTCGCTTGCGCACGGGAGAGAAGGAGACGGCAGGAGGGTGGTCGGCACTAGGGATCTACAGCGGTGGTTCGGTATTGGGGGGATCTCCAACCTCCGGCGGAGGCACGCGCAAGGGTAAGGCAAGGTAAGCTCAGATTTGGTTTCTTGGGAGGGATTTCTTGTAGGGAAATCAGGGAGGAATATAGGGAGAAATCTAGGGTTCTTTGCAGGTGCAAAGAGAGGGTTTCTTGGATTATTCTTTGGTTGATTTTCAGAGGAGATcggtaagacaagaaagggtaaatctgtgtgtacttgtatttatttccacctatttaatatagtgtctttggaggtgagtttctgccgtggatgtaggccaatttttgggccgaaccacgtaaatgtgttcttgtggattgtgattATGTGATTGACATGTTTATGTGTTGCTGAATATTATTTGGGGAAcgtatatttttcttgatcaggcttagcacacacgcgtcaaaataaaaaggtttaagtttaggtgtgattgtggttgatgcttagattaaaatatgaaaaattgaatTAACAATTAGTTggaattacacacaacaagtggtatcagagcttagctatgtgatggggaccgctaggtttgaaatagaaaaattcaccaggaaaaatgactttggtttatggaggattaagatgcgtgccatcttggtacaTTAAGGGCTTGAGGAGGCttttcttggagaaaagaagggagcatccacttcacaagaggggaaacaaGATTTTCCCTCCACCGACAAAGTGAAGCCCGAAATCCttcaaaaggcacatagtgccattatcttgtccttaggagacaaagtgcttagggagGTTGCTAATGAGGATACAACAGCTAGAGTGtggtcaaaactagaaagtttgtacatgataaaatccctagcaaatagactccataagaagactagactctacacctttagaatgacccctggaacatcgattgatgaacatttagatgaatttaataaaattcttttggatcttgctaatattgatattagtatagatgaagaagaccagaaaattcttttattgagttctcttgattccacatatgaccatattaaagaaactatgatgtatgggagagagaggctgactttagaagatgtgcaagccgttttgcacgttagggaattgcacactaagtttgagtctaaattagggtcaggggaagggttaaatgtgagaggttgGTCTGAAAAGAGGAATGagaaaggaaaagacaagaggtctagatcaaagtctaagagcaAGACACTAAAATGTTTtgcatgtcacaaggaaggacattttagGAGGGATTGCCTTGAGAGGAAAAATGGTACaaatgccaccacctctgaatcaaatGGTAAGACAGCTGTAGTTTTAAATGGGCATGATAGTGCGGAAGTATTGAATGTCTCTTATAGAGATtcgggaaaagaatggatattagattcaggatgttccttccacatgtgtccattgaaaaacagGTTTGaatcctttacatgcttagaaggaggtcatgttatcctaggaaacaataagtcatgtaaaatacagggtataGGGACTGTGaaacttctaatgcatgatgggatggagagaatgctaagagatgtgaggtagATACCTGAgttgaagagaaacttgatttctctggGTATCTTAGATAAGACAAGGTACACTTTTAAATCTGAAGGAGGTAACCTAAGAGtttgtagaggttcactggtagtgatgaaaggggtgctaaagaatgggttgtacaccttggtaggaaagatagtgattggtgaggcttcacctatcaatcacagggtagaaaatcaggttttcttgtggcataggaggctaggacatTGGCTAATAGGGCCTAAAGGAGCTGGAGAAAAAGGGGctccttggagataggaaacttgagAAATTatcattctgtgaggagtgtgtcttgggtaagtttactagggttagttttaagaagtccactcacaccacaaaacagactcttgattacatacattcagactgTTAGAcactctgatactagtgacccgtaacttgaggtggagcaaccctccacttctcataaCCATTTAGAAATAGATGTTGTAGTTTTTGAGAAGCAAAACTCAGAAACGTAAACCTCTAAATTAAGTAAAACTTACCTTCTAGCACGGGATAGGTAGAGGAGGGTCATatgacctcctcaaaggtatggggaagctgatatgacagcttttgctctttctgttgtggaaacagaaattgaggtggagcttaggacttttagagaggccgTGGATAGTAAAGAGattgaaaaatggattcttgaaatgtaagaagaaatggagtctctaaacaagaataagtcatgggtgatggtacctagaccggaaaaacagaaactcataggatccaagtggatctttaagaggaaagagggaatccctggagttgaaccacctaggtataaaattaggttagtggctaagggatttacacaaagggaaggggtagactataatgaaatatttttcccttgttgtgaggcatagttctattagaattctattatcttttgttgttgtacatgacttgcatttggaacaacttgatgttaaaactacTTTCTTgtatggtactttagaagaaacagtttatatgcaacctcccgagggctttgatacgaaaatgaataaaaatcatatatgtttattaaagaaatctttatatgagttgaaacaatcacctagacaatggtataaacgatttgattcttacatgattcaaaatgatttatgTCGAAGCAATTATaatggttgtgtttattttaaatcatgtgataaatgtcatatatatttgctattatatgttgatgacatgttggttgcttgtcaagacatggatatgttaaatcaagttaagtgcatgcttaaatttgaattgaaatgaaagacttaggacctgttaaaaggatacttggtatggaaataactagagaaaggaataaaagcttctctacttgtctcaaaagtcttgtatttcaaaggtattaaaaagatttggaatgagtcatgttaaatctacttctattcctgtTGCAGAGCATGTTAAGTTGTCTAACAAACAGTGTCCTGAAACTGAAGACGAGTCAttgtttatgaatagaataccttatgctagtatggttggtagtgtaatgtatgctatggtatgttctaggcctgatctatcttatgttgtaagtcaagtgagtagatttatgagcaaacctggaaaaccacattggcatgctttgaaacaaatttttcagtaCTTGTCTAGAACAAAACaacaaggattaatatttggtaaaaaagatatgcattgtgaaataggattaaaaggatatgtagattctgactatgtTTGAAATCTAGATACTAGGAAgtctttgtctggtatggtcttttgttttttaggtagtgctattagttggacTTCGGATGTGATGACTAAAgtagtacctaaatccaagtttgaacatggTTCAAACTTGGTTAACAACATGGTTCGAACTTAGTTAACCTTGGAAGCTGTTAGTATTTTGTTTTGCAGGAACCAccataggagatgctaaggaggtgcaagggtcacaagcttaccaaggtggagaattgtagGAGCGTCAAACTTGATCTGGGACATATCCAGGCCGTCCATTTCTTCCTCAAATCCAACGGCTGCTGTGTTTCACTCATTGTTAGCTGGGGGCATGGATGTAATTTCATGTGTAATTATTtgtaaatgaaaaaataaaaacaatgggGGTAGGGGTTTGAAAATGGGTTGGAAACTTCAGAACAGAGAGGGTCTTTTGAATTTTCTGTTTGCAGCTTCCTAGAGAGAATAGCATCGTACGCTGGAGAGAGCCGTCAGCCGCGCGGGAGAGAAGAGGGGTTTCTTCTTGCTTGGTCTTCAGGTTTACAACAGTGCTGTGCAGAAGAGAGGTTTTCTTCTTCACCATCTGCAAGATCCCTTCCACGCCGAGAGAGAGCACCTATAGCCGAGAGAGATCCTTCGCCTGCGCACGGGAGAGAAGGAGATGGCAGGAGGGTGGTCGGCACTGGGGATCTGTAGCAGAGGTTCggcattggggggggggggatctcCAACCTCCGGCGGAGGCATGCGCAAGGGTAAGACAAGGTAAGCTCAGATTTGGTTTCTTGGGAGGGATTTCTTGTAGGGAAATCAGGGAGGAATATAAGGAGAAATCTAGGGTTCTTTGCAGGTGCAAAGAGAGGGTTTCTTGGGTTATTCTTAGATTGATTTTCAGAGGAGATCGGTAAGACAAGAAATGGTAAatctgtgtgtacttgtatttatttctacctatttaatatagtgtctctggaggtgagtttctaccgtggatgtaggccaatttttgggtcgaaccacgtaaatatgtTCTTGTGAATTGTAATTGTGTGATTAACATGTTTATGTGTTGctgaatattatttggtgaacatatatttttcttgatcaaaCTTAGCACACACgcgtcaaaataaacaggtttatgtttaggtgtgattgtggttgatgcttaaattaaaatatgaaaaattgaatTAGCAATCAACTGGAATTACACACAACATAATTTAATCCTTTTCTTTTTGAATCCATCCAAGGTTAGGCATATATAAGACCCATGGTAATACACATACAAGATCCCCACAAAATGATTCATTTCTTAATCTTTTAGTATCTTCCTCCTTATTGTGTGAAATCTTTCAGGTGATCTTCCTGATTACTTTCAATTTCATCTAAAGTAGGAAcaattcaattaaaaattaattactatactttcaaattttatttgacaataaaaattttattggacatgacaattaaaaaatagtaattttttttttgtaatcgacacattattatttttgaaatttatgaatgtttttattttaattatatttaaattcacatgatcattttatttttattttaatttaaaaattataaaaaatgaataatttaataaaaaactatttctaaatattaaattttttttggcaatAGGTTTCCAAAATAGCTTAAAATCATAAATACTGGCTTTTAGTTTTTATACAaataattgaaaaccaaaaacagaaatagaaaatgaataaaataaacaaatatgtttttataatatatttatttacagTGAAAAAATAGAgggagaaaatagaaaataatattacCAAACAAGTCCTTAACTCACTGACTAGGTAATTATTGTTGGAATTCATCCCTTCAATGGGACCTAAGGTTAGTCCAACCCAAAAAATATGCAGTTCATTAGGCCCAGCCTTGAATTGTGGGCTCAATTGTCAAGCTTTGGCCAACCTTGCCCGGGCTGCCTCGCTTGGGCCTTGAGCAGTCAAGCCCAAGTGCAAATATAGCCGAAGTACACATTTTAAACGGTAAACTAACCTCCTGCTCCGGCCATGCCAAAGAGCGCGTGAAGATGCTGGTTTGGCGCTGTAAATTCACCAACGTCGCTCTACACGCATTCCCTTTGGGGAATTTCGTCGAACACCTCTCGACATTCAAAGCAAACAAACTGCGTTCTTGCACGATCACCCCAAAAACCTTGGCAACCCCCAAAACCCTGAAGTGTGCCTATttcgaaaccctaaactcctCACAGAAAGACCAGATTCATCTCTATGTTGACACTCTTCTCAAATGGAatcaagtctctctctctctctctctctctctctctctctctctccccggGCTTGAATGCACACTAATAACAGAAATGGGTCATCTTTATTTTCCAGAAAATGAATCTAACGGCTGTTAGGGAAGCGAATGAGGTCATGGAGAGGCACGTTGAGGACTCGCTTGCAATTATACCTCCGATTCTGAGCTCTTATACCTCGCATTGTATCAATTCATGCGACAATCTGAGCCTAGTTGATGTTGGAAGCGGTCCTGGGCTTCCTGGATTAATCTTAGCTATCGCTTGTCCAGGTGATGTATCTACCTTTATCAAATACGACCATGAGTTTTCTTGCTGTACTGCAGTAATATCAGATGTAAAGATTAAAACGCTTGGCTTAATTAGGCAAGCTGCAGTTTTTTCGTGTTCATAACTACCAAAAAATATATCGTCCAAAAATTTTTATGTTCTTTGCTTTTCCTATATTAACTCGGCCGGAAAACAGATAGTTAACATTAGCTTGTCTGCTTGATGTGTATGTTGACGGGTTTGTATTTGTTAACAATCATTGCTGTTCAAAGGAAAAACAAAATACAGATAGCTGTTGCTGTGGCATGTggcattgtttttacttttaactTTTGTTGTGTAGATTGGAAAGTAACACTTTTGGAGTCCATGAGCAAGCGTTGTGTTTTCTTGGAGCATGCAATTAACCTTATTGGATTGTCAAATGTGGTAGTTGTACGAGGAAGAGCAGAGGTATTAACATGGTTccattttcttattcttttttcaTCCACCTTACTGAATGCGTTATTATGTAGATGTCAAATGATTTTATGCCTGTGGAACACCACCCACACccactaccaaaaaaaaaaaaaattccatgaaATGATTCTATTtttgtctttattttttttccattttttccctttttgtctAACTTGTAAGTTTttgagagagaatttgtgagaaatcTTGTCATACGGAGTAGGAAAAAATGAAATTAATTGATTCTGCCATGAGCTATGTCCTATGTTAAAGGATACTTGTTTATGAAGAAGGAAATAACAGCCATGCTTGAAAATATACTGGTACGATATGAATATTGTGAGTGGTAATTATAACTGCTAACACATACAGCAAGTTAAAATAATCAGGAATTGTTATGCAGTGAGCACACATGGGTGAAAAAGTTTACAGACtgtaatttttgtttttatttttttataaatattttaaatttaaattacttttatgaGTTTATTGCTTGGGTAATTGTGAAAGCAATTATGGTAAAAGCCTGTGTTGGATAAGCTTTTTAAAGAGACGATAGGCTTGAGATGTTGAAGCAGTGCAACACAGTGATTAGAGATGGCCATCTAAGGAGGTCTTTTATCGAGAATAATATTGTTCGTCTCTAATGACCATTACTTTATTAGGCAATTGTTGTATGTGATGCTCTTCAGCGTTATACCTAAGGATATGCTGCTGCTTGACTTTGATACTGGAATTGGAGGGATCAGACCCGCATGAATGAAAAGATTGTTGTGTAATCCTTTTCATGCATAGAGCTCTAATAAGCAATTTAATTGATAAGAGCTCTAAGGGCGGGCTTCTCAGAATGTTCGAGCCACTTGAATAAACCTTGTACATAGAGAAGTTTCTGGGGAGAATTGAGGAGAATGGTGCATGTTGCGACATCCCGGATTCGCCAGAAACCACTCTGGCACGTGGGTGCGGCTGCGAACtaggaaaaatggatgtgtgatttcGAAGAtgtgattttcgtggaaaaaaaaaagtgtgatgGAGTCGCTACAAActttttggagtgtggttagaacacttgattgctatccCGTTAGGgttagaatcggtctgcgttactagagtcgggctcgggagtacggttatgggaggggaaggtattagcaccccctacgcgcctgttcttacgaacagtactaaattaatcaaaaattatcccaaaataaatttaataagccttagaAGAGGATGAGGACGAAGGCTACCGCTCGGAATAACAACGCGAAGATCTTAGGGTAGAACTTGATGCCATTGCCAGCCAAGATCGATACTCACCACATTGTATCTGTCCAGAAATTAAGATTCAAACACTCCTCAAATATCCACAAAAGAGAGCAAAGACCAAGTACAAATTTGCGGGCTTGGCGAAATTGGAGACCCGAGTCCCTTCAACTGCTCTCAACCGTTCTTTGAGCTTATTGTTGCGGTGCTCACTTGCAAATTGGTTCATGCCTACCCCTGTTTCCAAAGTCATCATTGGAGGTAAACTAACTGTCAGAAACCCTGGTACGGGTGCCGTGGGAACGAAGGTAGCCATGTTTGGTGGTGGCAGGCGCTCCACAAAAATCGGGGGTGGTCCAGACGCCTGCCCTTGGACTGATGTAGACCCGGGAGCATGGGCGGGTCCTCTTTCTTCCTCATCATCCTCGATTTGTGGGGTTTTCCTCTTTATCATCATGGCTAGGATCTTGCTTAGCTTATCGTCGATATCCTCCTGCTTTTGCTCTAGTCCCGAGAGTCTACTCTCTATTTGTTCTGCCATGATCTTTGTTTTTCTCCTAGTGTTGTAAGGGTGGGCAGAGGTGGGCTCAATGTTGGAATTCTGGATTTCAATTTGGCCTGATAGGAAGTTGGAGCATGATTATGCCCATTGGAGAGGAAATCTTTTGCATGGATTATGTGTGaatttatgcatggatgcatgtgATGCGACCTAAATAATCATTTGGCCAGAGTTTTGGGAAAAACCCTATTCACTGTTGATCTCGGGAATGATCCATTTTCCCCTTGGCAGGGTATCTTGGGAGATAAAATTTGACTCCATAAATGAAATGGGCTTTTTCTGTAATAATGGCCAAGTGATAGGGATGCCTAAGTGGATGTAAAATGTACAACACAACATTTTCCAGACATATGTACAACAGACATAGATTACCAcctgtggagaaggatgtggcttctgtCTCGACCCAAGGGAAGGTATGTACATAGGGTTCTCTGAGGCTCTACCTTAAGCAAGGGATTATGGAAAaccatgtgtgggtaggctctaatctcTATTGAAAAAGGTCCCCAGATTGAAACTCCaccctccctcacagaggtccggacaaagctcgcactgagcggagtggttcacgGGTCCCCATAGAGCCTGCCAcatggggacaaacgctattacacccctatgtaatcctaaaagggaaagctcgggtatagagctgtgagagtgtgtgaatttaacaGTTTCGGCCtacaccctctaccccacatccatccattattcagaaTTAAACATATGCTTTATTCACACAAGTCATGGAAACAAGTAGTCACATGCTTATCATCTCATGCCAAATCAAGGCATTCACAGTTAATCGCATGCTCATTCAGTAGATAATGAAAACACAAGCAAAGCCGagcatttatttaattacttactGTGATTTATTTGCGAAGTACCTGCAAACAAAATAATCATAACGACAGTGTGTACAAAACAGGGAAGGAGCAATCAAGAAGGCTCATTAGATTAGGATTTTGGGATAATCTTCAATTAATCATCGGCTTAACTCTTAagtgtccccagcggagtcggcAAGTTGTTGTGACGTCCCGGACCCGCCAGAAACCACTCTGGCACCTGGGTGCGGCTGCAAACAGGGAAAAATGGATATGTGATTtcgaaaatgtgatttttgtggaaaaaaaatgtgtgatggagtcgctacaaaccttttggagtgcggttagaacaGTTGATTGCTACCCTagtaggggtagaatcggtctgcgttattAGAGTCGGGcttgggagtacggttacgcgaggggaaggtattagcaccccctacgcgcccgttcttacaaatggtaccaaattaatcgaaaattatcccaaaataaatttaataagccttagaAAATTATTCCCTTtcagaaatcaaagaaaatgcacaaaacaaatactatataaatattccctcagaaccggggcatacCGTACTCTCAAGAGCTCAATGCCTCCATTTGCAATCATTGTggtggaaaatcaagaaaatagtttacaaaaatacactcccggggttttgaaatctttatagagttttctaagtgaaaagtaatatttcAGGAGGTTTTCAGACTCCTTCGGGATGACACAGAACTC
The Malania oleifera isolate guangnan ecotype guangnan chromosome 13, ASM2987363v1, whole genome shotgun sequence DNA segment above includes these coding regions:
- the LOC131145598 gene encoding uncharacterized protein LOC131145598, whose protein sequence is MLVWRCKFTNVALHAFPLGNFVEHLSTFKANKLRSCTITPKTLATPKTLKCAYFETLNSSQKDQIHLYVDTLLKWNQKMNLTAVREANEVMERHVEDSLAIIPPILSSYTSHCINSCDNLSLVDVGSGPGLPGLILAIACPDWKVTLLESMSKRCVFLEHAINLIGLSNVVVVRGRAENLGQDLGFRETFDVAVARAVAEMRILVEYCIPFVRVGGLFVAAKGHDPQEEVRNAERAIRLMGASVLQQCSVESQSLRGQRTAIVCTKDRPTPRRYPRDTGIPGKSPL